The region TCCTGTTTAGTTGAATTTGAAACTGTTATTATATGGTCAACATGCTTTGCGCAATCGCGCATATATATATCATAAAAATCATAGATGCTCGTATTATTAAATATGTCTGGAAGCCTAAGTGGAATAAGATCATGTATAGTAACGATTCCTTTAAAATTCCTTCTCTCAGGAAGCGGATAAAAAGGCGAGAAAATCATGTCCAAGTCTTCTACATAGCCTATTAGAGATAACAATTTATTAGCAAACTCCATATCTCCATATGGCAATTCTACGGGAACCTTAATTTTTTTTGCACATTCCAATTCACTGCGATGCACATTACCAATTAAATAATATTCTTCCTCTTCGAATTTAATCAATTCTTGTGTAAGATTTAGAGCATACCTTCCCAAACCAGTAATATTAAGACTATCTAAGACTCTCAAATCTATCCCTATTTTGATCAATTGAATCACTTCCTTCCTACTCCTGAATATTCCCAGTACCAATTACAAATTTGTCTATATAATTGGATACTCTCCTTCTTTAAAGTTAAGTTATTAACTTTATATAATTCCATATAACTGTTAAACGCATAGTAAACGTCAGGCGATATTCTCTCTACAATTTCTTCAACATTTTCATATCCTGTTCCGAAACGATTGTTGTAGAGAACAACCACTTTATCAAAGAATTTCTGATTTAAATAATCAAATATTTCATCAAACCTACTAACATCATAATTTCCATTATAAATATACTCTATAATTTCAACACTATCACCATATAATTCTTCCAGTTCATCTTTATTAGTATAACTTGTTATAACATATTTCTTTATACTATTATTAATATTATCTAACTTCGAGATAAATTCCCTTAAAACTCCAATGCTCGCTGACCTAATGATAAGTATGCTTTGGCAATCCTTTAATTCAGAGAAATGTATTTTATCGAAACTTGAATGTATAATGTTTTGCAATTCTCTACAAACATGTTGTAACGCATTCTTCATCTCTCGATCACGATAATTGCATTCCATAATTATCCACTCCCTGAAACACACAAGTTGACCCTTCGCCTCAAATACAATTGATAAAACCTTCGTTTGAGCAACATAAATTATGGTTGCTTTCAAAGCCAAATAGATGATGAGCCTATATAGATGCAACGAAGAAGTTTAACATATCCTTGACGGAAAAGCGGTTTGCCCATTTTCGACTGTCGGGGGCAAGCCAGGGCGTGACGGAAAATCGAACAACCCCCGCTTCCAGACCCATGCATGGATCTGAAAGCAGGATTATTTGGCCACCCGACACTCGACTGAATGTTCAAAAAAAATGCAAATGTTAAAATTTAAAATTACATCTATAGGCATAGGCTTGCCTACATCACTCAAGGAAAAATTACCTTTCCATTTTTCTTACAATTTTAATATCGAAATAGCTGTCCTGATCTTTTAAAGAAATCAATGTTTCTACTCCGACAGGTAGAATACTACAATCATGATTAATCACAAAAAAATGGAATCCCTTGTCCAAGAATCGGTTCAAGATCGGTTCTGGGTCATGTCCCTGTGCAATCCATCTCTTTGGAAAATATTCCATAAATATCTCCATCTCATTCGAGTTATCAATAATCCCGAACAATCCTTCCATAATGAGTGGCTCTGCTCCTTCAATATCCAACTTCACAACATCTACTGACAAATTAGGTAAATAGCTGCTGAGTTCCACGGCCGGCACTCTTATTGTTTCGATTTTAAAATCATCGAGCTCTTCTAACTTAAAAAGACTGGCCGAACCTGTATATAATTGTTCTGGAATATTTTCAGGGGCAGGAACATAAAGATCAATCTCCCCATTTTTATCACTCAGTGCCACTTTATGAAGATACGTATTATTAAAGCCATTAATGGCCAAACTCTTTAAAATATTCTTATGATGGAAAGGGTTGGGCTCAAAAGAATGTACAGTACCTTTAGGCCCTACCTTCATAGCAGCCAAGAGTGTATAATATCCGCAATTGGCACCAATATCCAAAACTGTCATACCAGGTTGAACGCTATTCAAAAATGCATTGGAAACCCATTGTTCCCAATATCCATCGAGAATTAAGTGGGGAGAAATGCTTATATCCCTAGTATCTAAATAAATCTTTGGGCCTTCTAATAATCTCGTTAACACGGTGAAATCTCCAAGATAAGCAATGGGCCTATTCATTCCAAATCCCTCCAATTGACCTTCTTCATTCGCATGCAAGAGCACAATTCCATCTACTTGCAATTCAATCGCTTCAAAAATAAATCTTTCTGCATTCTGCAGTTCAATTTCAACCTCATGTATACCATCTTTTAAACCGCTTTTCTCAAACAATACTTCCTGAAAAAACGGTGAAAATAAGGAGGGAAAACGTTTATCTTTTGCCGAGAACTTTTCTTTATACCCATCAATCGCAATCTCAATCTGATCCGAGCAATCAGCATGCCTTGCCCCAATCACCCGAATCGCCGTCCCTTTAAACTTAAATTTTATGGTTGCATTTGCTTGATTCGTCTCATAATACACGGCGATCACATCAGATTCCATTGACGGCTGTTTTTGAATTTTTATTTCTTTTTTGCGCCATTGGCCGCTATAGTGAAATGCGCTAGACGTGCTTTCATATCTCTTCCATCCAGAGTCCTTTCGCTTCAATGCGGGATGCAGATACGTTTGCACGAATGGCGCGATTTCGTTATACGCTTGCTGGCATGTATGCAAATAGCGGCGAAATGACCGAACCACTTTGTTTGCTTTCATCTTCGGATCTTGTTCTTCTCGAATCGCCTGTGCTTCTTTTTGCAATAGTTCGGTATCGACGCGAACGACAGGTCGGACGTATACGTCAAAAAAATCATTTTTCGTCCAACGGCGAAACTTCTCATCAAAGCGGGCGAATAATTTGGGCAATTTCTCTTCTTTCTGCCGTTGAGCGGCTTGTTCCAATTCATGAAGCATCGCTTCAATTTCTTGGTATCCTTTGATGAAGTCAACCATGGCTCGATTCATGTTCTCGATCTTGGCTTCCACCGCTTGGGCTGTGTTGGATGGCTGACTGGCATGCCAGTTCGCATCCACGACTTCGTCTGTCAAACGGGTTTGAATGACGGCCTCCAGCGGGATAAAGGGAGCTCCCGAGATCTGGGCGCCGCCTTTTGTTGTGTTGATGACTTCGATATGGGAATACGTCTGAATATAGTGTTCCATTAACAGCCGCATTTGGTTAAGCGATTCATTCGTTGTAATCAGCTGGCCGTATACGTCCTTCACTTGCATGAGGCCGTGTCGCTCATGTTCGAGCACCTCAGCGGTTTGTTTTTCTCCGCGTTTAATCTCCTTCGCATAATAGTAGTTGTCGCGGAAGGCAAAATTTTGCCCGACGAGAATGACAGGATTCGCCTCCAACTTCGCCAATATTTGCAATGTAATGATGGCGATCGAGAAGGCATCATCAATGATTTCGTTTCGGTCCAAATGGTCCAAATAATATGGCGTTACCGTATCTTGGGATGTGACGGCGTAAAATTTTGGTCCTTTATATTTTTGAATCGTTTCATAGCCGACGCTGGTACCGTAAATCATCGGCACGTTCGCGTCAATCCCTTTGTCAATCATGTCCCAAAAAACGGCAAAGTTATGGGCCTGAGGGTCGTACGTGCAAACGGCGTCGGGAAGGATGCCA is a window of Geobacillus kaustophilus DNA encoding:
- a CDS encoding FkbM family methyltransferase; the protein is MLLAENRQFLQTNYPAIWRLWNRIVHEQAGQPYEMIPSHVGLPTIQVQANGRPLYLHSKYNPEQEAERLVQQWKDEIGKHDHLFFYGIGLGYHVEKILSMFPNKVFTIYEPNPWVFFHFLSYKRLTEWPLQRLRYLYVETDETSRKQFFAEFANALETNVLLITLPSYERIFAHPFQQFVRQFRDLIQSKRINLATEWAFSKRWTLNSVMNLPTTLRSASIFSKKEYFRSKPVLLVAAGPSLQDEYDNLRYIKEKGLAYIFAVGSANRALVANGILPDAVCTYDPQAHNFAVFWDMIDKGIDANVPMIYGTSVGYETIQKYKGPKFYAVTSQDTVTPYYLDHLDRNEIIDDAFSIAIITLQILAKLEANPVILVGQNFAFRDNYYYAKEIKRGEKQTAEVLEHERHGLMQVKDVYGQLITTNESLNQMRLLMEHYIQTYSHIEVINTTKGGAQISGAPFIPLEAVIQTRLTDEVVDANWHASQPSNTAQAVEAKIENMNRAMVDFIKGYQEIEAMLHELEQAAQRQKEEKLPKLFARFDEKFRRWTKNDFFDVYVRPVVRVDTELLQKEAQAIREEQDPKMKANKVVRSFRRYLHTCQQAYNEIAPFVQTYLHPALKRKDSGWKRYESTSSAFHYSGQWRKKEIKIQKQPSMESDVIAVYYETNQANATIKFKFKGTAIRVIGARHADCSDQIEIAIDGYKEKFSAKDKRFPSLFSPFFQEVLFEKSGLKDGIHEVEIELQNAERFIFEAIELQVDGIVLLHANEEGQLEGFGMNRPIAYLGDFTVLTRLLEGPKIYLDTRDISISPHLILDGYWEQWVSNAFLNSVQPGMTVLDIGANCGYYTLLAAMKVGPKGTVHSFEPNPFHHKNILKSLAINGFNNTYLHKVALSDKNGEIDLYVPAPENIPEQLYTGSASLFKLEELDDFKIETIRVPAVELSSYLPNLSVDVVKLDIEGAEPLIMEGLFGIIDNSNEMEIFMEYFPKRWIAQGHDPEPILNRFLDKGFHFFVINHDCSILPVGVETLISLKDQDSYFDIKIVRKMER